A genomic stretch from Procambarus clarkii isolate CNS0578487 chromosome 14, FALCON_Pclarkii_2.0, whole genome shotgun sequence includes:
- the LOC138364812 gene encoding TRAF3-interacting protein 1-like, which produces MKEHSKKTGDEGTLKENGRRRHSQRKREMKDYSKKTGDEGTLKENGRRRNTQRKRETKEHSKKTGDEGTIKESGRRRNTQRKRETKEHSKKTGDEGTLKVNGRRKSVQRKR; this is translated from the coding sequence ATGAAGGAACACTCAAAGAAAACGGGAGACGAAGGCACTCTCAAAGAAAACGGGAGACGAAGGCACTCTCAAAGAAAACGGGAGATGAAGGACTACTCAAAGAAAACGGGAGACGAAGGAACACTCAAAGAAAACGGGAGACGAAGGAACACTCAAAGAAAACGGGAGACGAAGGAACACTCAAAGAAAACGGGAGACGAAGGAACAATCAAAGAAAGCGGGAGACGAAGGAACACTCAAAGAAAACGGGAGACGAAGGAACACTCAAAGAAAACGGGAGATGAAGGAACACTCAAAGTAAACGGAAGACGGAAGAGCGTGCAAAGAAAACGATAG